Below is a window of Candidozyma auris chromosome 3, complete sequence DNA.
CTTGGTCTATCACGTGCAAGGCATCTTGGTGATGCTTCCACTGGAAGTTGTCGAGCTTATTAAAGGAGGCTAAGGTGTCCAAGAATACAACTGACTGATTGGCAGTGAAAACCTCAATGTCGGAAGGCCTAAAAATCAGCAGCAAGTCTTCTCCCTTCTTGACAGCATTCACCCATTTGTCCGCCAAATTGTAGCACTGGTCTACCATGGTGGTATCGAATTCTGGCTTGACTGGCGGCATTCCGGGCTTGTAAAGCCACAGCTCCCAGTCAATTTTATCAAGCTGCTTCTTGTGGTCCTTAAAAAAATCGTAAAGGGTGTCGATGAACTGGTATGTGTCTAGCGATGAgtacttgaacttgttgaagtagtaAGGAATGAAAGGATCAAACACCTTAGTTCCGccaaccttcttctcgataAGGAACAATGAATTAAAGCCCTTTTCGTATGGCACAGTAGAGAAGGCGTCGTCCGGGTCACTTCTGTCCTTCAAGTCTTGTACCAATGTCGAGTACCTCCCAGCGTTATCGCCCATAGCCTTTATGCTGTTCTCCAAATCAGACCATCCAATGATGGCAGAGAAGTGTCTTGTGGCTTCCCCATGGATGGCTGCTTGTATACGTCTCTCCAAGTAAACGGTCCAGCCCTCGTTAAGCCAAAAATGCTCCCATGAGCAGTTTGTGACGAGGTTACCAGACCACGAATGGGCAAGCTCGTGCGCAATCACATCGACATTTTGTCTGTCGCCGCTGATCAAGGTAGGCGTCACGAAAGAAGCGTTTGGGTTTTCCATGCCTCCATATGGGAAGCTCAGAGGCAAGACCAACGCATCGTACTGATCCCACTCGTATGGGAACACCAAattttctgcttcttgcaagaagttCTCCATGTCGTGCTCAAACTCGTGCTGACAAGCTCCAACACGGCTGGGCTCGGAGTAGACGTGAGAACGAGGCCCAATTGGcaacttggtgatgtcacCTGAAGCAATTGCAACCAAGTACGATGGAATAGGAATAGGCTGCTCAAACTTGTACTTGTTTCCTTCTACACCTGCTGGTCTGCCGCTCATCAAGGCTGGAAGCGATGACTTGACAGAGAAAGTGTAAGGCGACTTCACAGCAGGAGTATCGAAACATGGGAGAAGACTTCTGGCGTGGATGGCCTGGCACtgagagaagaagtagGGCTCCCTCTTGCCGTCAGTGGCATTCTTATCGAGGAATTGCAATGCTGTACACTTCTCTGTGGTGTTCCATTTGAGCTCCAAGGAGAACTTGGTGCCCAAAGGGATCTCAGACCCACACACGATCTGCAACACGGAACCCAAGATACCTTGTTCGCCAAACTTGAATTGTGCATTTTCACCATTGATAGCGGCACTTCCAAAATCCAAAAAAGACGTGTCCAAGTGTATTTCTGACACATTTGTCGTTGCCTCCAACTCGATCGTGCTGCTTCCGTGAAGAATCCTCTTCTCCCAGTCAACCTCAAAGGCGAGTGTCGTGTGATGCACTTTAAAGTTGTAGTAGTTGGACAAAGTCGAAGGATCCCTTTCGGGAGACACTTTTGGGCGATGTTGGGCAATCACGTTCATGAGAGTTTGCGaaatttgaagttgaaccAAGTATGTTCTTTTGGTCGCCAAGCGAAGGCGAGAAAAGTGTCGCTAGTATTGCGCGCCTTACTACTAGACGGCTCCGAAGAAGAAGCGCCGAGGTGCCGAAGATAGAATGGGAAAACATGAACTTTACAGTACTTGGTGTCTTTGTTTTGGTTAAATCAAGGTGATGGTTCTTTGACCTGCTTATTTTTGCCCTTGATGTTATGAACATCAGATTTTTTTGGTTCGATTTGGTGGAATCGGTTGCGCTCTGCGATTGCGCCTGAACTAGTTGAAATGATTTCCATAAAGTCATTGGAATTGATGTGATAGTATCGGTTGAGTGTAATAGTCAGTTGTCCTTCTACATGTTGTGGTCGTGAATATCTCTGAAAATTAGTGCACTGCTGTGGAAGCTGAAGTCTGTCAGCATTTCacccattttgcagccatttcacAATGGGCACTGTGTGACCGAACGATATCATCTTGCATTTTACTAGCACGTTTAAGCCCTTGATGTAACTTTAATGATCCACTTGTTGAGAGAAGCAAGTTTACTTACCCCTCCTGTGTTATACAATGGTAGTTGTCGCTCGTTACCGTCGCGTGTGGAGAACAATAAGACCTTGGCGATTCTGCCAAACCTAAAAAATTCAGAGACATAAAGGTCTGGGTTAACCCCTCTCAAtagctttctttttgtttcgTTTATGCTTCTTCGGCGCAATCACTACTATCACGACTACATTGAAGTTCCTACGGTGCACTCACGAAGGGATGTTGATACACAAGCTTGCACACTGCCACtataaagaaaaagagaggcATTCACAGCCCTCAGCTCGATAGATACACTTGCTAGCTCGACTTCTGCTAGAGAATTATCCTCATTGAATTTAAATACCTACCCTGGGTGGGCGACTTCTACCCTACCGGTGCACGTGACCTCACCACTGGTTACTCCACAAAATGCGTTCTACAAAGAACGCTTTCCTAAGAATCCTCAATCCACCCACAAACAGGTCCTCTTTCGCTAAAATGCCTCCAGATGAGTCGCAATACATCCCGAAAAACATCCCTGGCTCGATGGAGTCGCCATTGCACCGCCTCGAACAAGAAGTAGGCAAAGACCTAAGATCGGAAAACCATCAATATAAGCGACCCTCGGATACAGCCTCGATATACTCGTTCGAATCGGTTTCAACGTCAGGCCGCTTACTTGACCGTCTTGACTTGGATTCTGAGGATTTTGACGAGGATTTtttaagaagaagagagtcCTATGTGCTGTTGCAATCGACAGGCAGACTATTAGACCGTCTAGGCTTGGAGGACGATGCAGAAGATGCTTCACTGCCCCTGCTGCTTTCACTGGCCGGCTTGCCAGCAGGCTTTGATCCACGTCTCAAACCTGTCAGGGCATCTTCAGCAATCAGTCTAAGTAGAATGCAAAGTCAGTCCCAAAGGCCCCCCGTTAGATCGCTCAGTTCCAAAAACAGTTCCTATGGACGTCTACCTTTGCATAGTGTGGGCACAGCACCATTCAAACAGCACATCGAAAAACCAGGGGCCTCAGTTGACTCTTTCCACGCCGATATGAATTCTTCCCGCAATAATCTGACAACTAATGCAAGGCTAGTGAACTCCCCACAATCCCATTCTGCCACGTCATTTGATTCGATACAAATGCCTGGAAGTTTCCCTGATGATCATCATGAGCGAAAACTGCCTGCCATTGATGCAGAAAGGTCTCCCAAAGAGTTTTCGTCGGCGCCATTGCCCAAGATCCCGTCTCCAAAACTGTCTCCTCAACAGCCCAATATGGGCTTTAGACAGGCTTTTAATTCATCACAGACCTCCCTAAAATCGATTGAAGTCCCTATCTTCAACCCTAATACTAAATTTGACCCCGTTTTAGAATCCATGGTCAAGCAGGCCCTTCTGCTTC
It encodes the following:
- the LKH1 gene encoding bifunctional aminopeptidase/epoxide hydrolase translates to MNVIAQHRPKVSPERDPSTLSNYYNFKVHHTTLAFEVDWEKRILHGSSTIELEATTNVSEIHLDTSFLDFGSAAINGENAQFKFGEQGILGSVLQIVCGSEIPLGTKFSLELKWNTTEKCTALQFLDKNATDGKREPYFFSQCQAIHARSLLPCFDTPAVKSPYTFSVKSSLPALMSGRPAGVEGNKYKFEQPIPIPSYLVAIASGDITKLPIGPRSHVYSEPSRVGACQHEFEHDMENFLQEAENLVFPYEWDQYDALVLPSSFPYGGMENPNASFVTPTLISGDRQNVDVIAHELAHSWSGNLVTNCSWEHFWLNEGWTVYLERRIQAAIHGEATRHFSAIIGWSDLENSIKAMGDNAGRYSTLVQDLKDRSDPDDAFSTVPYEKGFNSLFLIEKKVGGTKVFDPFIPYYFNKFKYSSLDTYQFIDTLYDFFKDHKKQLDKIDWESWLYKPGMPPVKPEFDTTMVDQCYNLADKWVNAVKKGEDLSSIFRPSDIEVFTANQSVVFLDTLASFNKLDNFQWKHHQDALHVIDQVYSAYSNSSNAEVLFRWFVLQVGGENRKFYDRLGQWLGTVGRMKFVRPGYRLLDTVDHELAVKYFHQFESGYHPICRAMVKKDLGL